Below is a genomic region from Oncorhynchus kisutch isolate 150728-3 unplaced genomic scaffold, Okis_V2 scaffold2111, whole genome shotgun sequence.
CATCCTCATAAGCCTTATTGGATTATTACATTCTGTAGGTCAAACATATCTCACTGTGACCCTGGAAAAACAAGATGCCTTATCTCAATAAAGGTATCTGGTCCAGAAAGAAAATAGTTTGTTTTCATGCTGAAGTATTTTGCTAGATTTCTCTCCCAAAATGTACCCACTGAGCCCATTTTCCATTAGTGATGAACCTAATGGTGTGCTATAAGGTGGGCTTACCTTTTACACATTTACATCAATTTATTCACTGTTGTTGATTGATCCAGACAGTTTTGCATATCCAGATATATTTGGCTGTCTAATTCAAGCCCAATTCTGATCATTTGCCAATAATTTGTCTTTTGACCAACCAGATCAGATCATATGCCAATaacaaagatcagaattgggcttgcTATGTAAAAGCAGCCTTACATACTTACATTTAAGTAAGGAATTCAAAGTCATGAACTTcttcttctttatttttttttatgtgacATTATTTCGTAAATTAGCAAATGTTTTACACATCTGATTTGCCATCCTCTGCCCAATTCATTATAGCGACAAGCCTATCAGTAACAAAACACAAGTCAATATCACAAATATCGAACAATCAGGACGGAAAAGGTCACACTAATGTCTAGCTTATGTTTTAGGGTACAGACCTACAGGTAGTATGTATTTACAAGCCTGTCTGATTTTAGCCATCCTAACTCCATACACAATAGGATTTAAAAGTGGCTGGCACATCAGATAGTACACTGATAAAATAGTGTGAAGTACAGTTGGAACATTTCTCATAGGGCTATCAAATCTACTCTGGAGCAGAGTTAAGAAACAGCCGAAAGAGAAGTTGAGCAGCGAGGCCAGATGAGGAGAACAGGTGCTGAAAGCTTTCTGTCTGGTCTCGATCGAAGATTTCAAACAAATGGTCAGAATCTTAATATACGACAACACAATAGTAATTAAAGGGACAGTGACAGACAAAACAATACCACAGAGTCCATAGATCTTATTAACTGCCACGTCTGAAGTTGAACAGGCAAGTTTAACTACCAGGTAGTTGTCACAATACACTTTGTCTATGACGTTTCCACACAATTGCAAACGAATAGTTAAAGACAGTTGTATGCTGAATTTTGCAAAAGAGTACAACCATATTACACAAATTAAAATACACACCATGCTGGGTGTCATGATGACGTTATACTGTAGTGGATGACATATAGCAAGGTACCTGTCGTAGGACATGACTGCTAAATTGCTGAATTCAATAGATCCATATGTGTACAAGACAAATATCTGTAGGTAACAGCACACAGTGGAAACTGTATGGTCATCTGAAACCAAATGAGTCATGAGAGCAGGAAACAAACCAGTGGTACCATACAAGTCATTTACAAACAAACTGCACAGAAACAGATACATGGGTTCATGAAGGCTCCTCTCCATACATATTACCACAATAAGCACTGTGTTCGCAAAAACTATGGAGACGTATAAGACAGTTAATATAATGAAATACAAGTACTTTAAGTGTCCAATGTCACTATATCCAGCTAGGATAAATGACGTGAGTTGTGTTGTGTTCATCATTTTCCCAATAGTATAGAAGTATTTGTAGATATATTTAGTTCACAAGTGAAGAAAAACTGTGTCTATCAGGTGAAATTATTAATCTCTTATTGATTCAACATTTCTTAATTCTTAGAATTGCCATCAATTATCTACTTTTTGCATTATTGCCACAGTGTTACTATTCAAAGTGATTACCCCCATAGGCATCATCATGGAAAAACATTGTTACCTGTGGCTGTGATGGACACGGAGTAGAACATAAAGCAAACATCATTCATccctactgtagttcaataatatttatattttgaATAACAAACGCAATTGACACAGTTACAGTTTACCGGTCTTTGCTTTACTGTTACACTTACAAACACTGCAGTCATAGTGTGTGAATCAAAACAGGATGCTAGTCATGCAGAGCTGTGGTGTGGTAATGCTCCACATCATAAGTCACATACATCTTACCATTAGAGGGTTCAATCCCTGTCCACCTTTCTCACTGATTCTCCCACTTGCCTGTCTCCTCCTCTAATTTCCTTACTGTCTGAATGAAGAGTCAAAACATCAATAAAAATACGTACATATATATCTTTAAAACAGGATTTAAGTCTAGATCACCTTGTATCTTTCTCCAGACTGCCGTTGTGTGGACATAGATCTACTGTTTGTTCTGTGTCAGTGGACTATTCCACACTAAAGTACTGTCACATCACTGACCTTTTATACCTTTTAAAGGAAGAAAAAAACAGTGTACAGCAGTGAGTTTACTTGAACTCCAATGACACCAATAATTTAATTGTCATGGTGTGACTCTCAGTGTCCCATGGGTGGTTAGGTCAGTGCAGTGGCTGCTCAGCCAATAAGAAAAATAAGTAGCCTGCAAGATTTTCTCTCCGCTGCCAAATCCTGCTTAGGTCATCCAAAAGGCTAGAGCTGGCCCTGGACCAGAGAGTGTTGCATGGTTCATCCCAATTTTCATTTGATCTGGAGCAGTTACATcgataatagagagagagcgagtgtgtgttTTAGTGATTGCGGTTATATCCGAGAGGCAGACGGATTTAAAATGAGGAAATAGGAAACAATAGCCTACCTTAAAACATCAAAACATTTATAATTCCTGTGCAATTGGCTGTTAACTAACATGCTATTTGACATTCACAATTAACTTTGTGGTTGAAAGTATTTTCTCAAAGCCATACTGCCCCCACAAGACAAAGTTACACTTTAAACTTGATGAACTTGGTAACCATGCATGGCAGGTGAGCATTTTACATATAGAATGAAGTCTTTGTTGGAGGATCTTGCCATTCAAGGTTAGATCCTCCAGTGGAGGCTGAATACAGGTGAATTACTACAAAATGTGTAACTTAAACAAGAAACTCAATGCAGAGAACTGGCAACCTTTTTCTTCCACTTTTATGTGATACTCTTGTTGCCAAACAAACATTGTTGCAAAACAGATGTAGCTACCCATGGCATTGAAATAGAATAGTTAAAACTATTTTGAGGTGTCTGTTAACAAATGTTGCATATGGAGCCAGATAGCTGCCAAAACATTGAACGTACATATCGTTAGGATCATAACAAAATCCACATGTAAATTGTTAAACTCGTAAGAAAAGCCATGCATGAAACATGAAACGTAAACGTGAAATTTAATCTATAATGAAagtatatttatagtaatttaatttgaatttggcgcaatttcaccagatgttggccaggtgggacggtagcgtcccacaccccctagagaggttaaacataGCCTAAGTTTGGAATAAACCTATTCCCACACTTTAAAATAAGTCTGTTGCAGTGGTCTTAGTTAGTCATCCCATAGGCTATTCTCTTCATCATGTCACTGCTGCCCAGTTGAAGAACTTGTGATCTCCATGCAGCACCACAGCGCCATGCGCCTTTGGAAAATAACCCCTCAGCCTCAGAAGAtgcaatggtggccctcttgaagcatgtgggaacatcagactgggatagggattgattgaatatgtccagaaacacaccagccagctggtctgcgcatgctctgaagacGTGGCTAGGGATCAAGTCTGGGCCGGAAGaattgcgagggttaacacgtttaaatgttttactcacgttggccgcGTTGAAGGAGAGCCCGAAGGTTTTGgtagtggcactgtattgtcctcaaagcgagcaaaggagttgtttaatttgcctgggagcaagacgtcggtgtctacGACGGGGCTGGTCttatttttgtaatccgtgattgactgtagaccctgccacatacgtctcgtgtctgagccgttgaattgcaactctaccttgtctctatactgacgcttcgcttgtttgattgccttgtggagggaatagctacgctctttgtattcggtcatgtttccagtcaccttgccgtgaCTGATTATAAGCAGTGgctcgcgctttcagttttgcgctgccatcaatccacggtttctggttggggaaggttttaatagtcaccgtgggtacaacatcaccgatgcacttgctaattaactcgctcaccgaatcagcatatactgtacatcaatgttgttgtctgaggctatctggaacatattccagtccatgTGAACGAAGCAATCTTGAAtctgattggtcggaccagcattgaacagaccagAGCACGGGCggttcctgttttagtttctgtctataggctgggagcagcaaaatggagtcgttgtCAGATTTGTCGAAAGGAGGGctagggagggctttgtatgcgtcacagaagttagagtagcaatgatccagaatgctgccaGCCCAGGTCgcacattcgatatgctgataaaatttagggagccttgatttcagattagctttgttaaaatccccagctacaataaatgcagcctcaggatatgttgtttccagtttacatagagtccaatgaagttctttcaggtgtctgcttgggggggatatacacggctgtgattataatcgaagagaattctcttggaagataatcaagtcggcatttgattgtaaggaattctaggtcaggagagcaaaaggacttgagttcctgtatgttgttatgatcacaccatgacTAGTTAATCATATGGCATACAACTcgtccttcttcttaccagagagataaTTTGTTTCTGTCGGCTTGATACgcgaagaaaccgggtggctgtactgactctgataacatatcccgagtgaggcatgtttccgtgaaacagagaatgttacaatctctgatgtctctctggaaggcaacccttgctcaaatttcgtctaccttgttgtcaagagactggacattggcgagaagtatactcGGGAGTAGTGAGCGATGTGCTCGTCTACAGAGCCTGACCAGAAAACCGCTCCATCTGCCCCTTCTGCGTCACCGTTCTTTTGGGTCGCCTActgggatctgatccattgtcctatgtggtggtccaaacagagaatccgcttcgggaaagtcgtattcctggttgtaatgttggcaagttgatgttgctcttatatccaatagttcttcctggctgtatgtaataagacttaagatttcctggggtaacaatgtaagaaataatacaaaatactgcatagtttcctatgaacgcgaagagaggcgaccatctctgtctgcGCCATCTTCAATAGGGCTGCTGTCGGCGCCATCTTCAGATAGGGCTGCTGTTCTCATACCAGACTGAAttgaataaaaaaatctaataggGTCCCAAAATATTGGGACTTTACATTTAAGAgtttaagaatcaatgggtatacatTATTAATTTATAAGTGAAAAAAATGTGTGTAATTTGTTAGTGGCCTATGATCCTGTTAAAACAATGTATGTGTGAGGACTCTGGCCTAGCACTAAAATGTAGAAGTAGTATGTGAACTCACCAATAGGCTGGGCAGGCAACAATATcagcagaggtgggaccaagtcattgttttacaagtcacaagtaagtctcaagtcttagcactgaAGTCCCAACTCAAGTTCTAAGTCAAGACAGGCAAAtccgagtcaagtctcaagtaAAGACCATCAAgtatcaagtcaagtctcaagtcaagtctcaagtcctaaactttgagtttcgagtcctaaacaagtcataatgtgctcttcaccaaatgtaataccatttcatatttttaacaagagtaatagttagtatattacatttacacaaatcatgaatgcttttaacattatatttccatggaaatacatggatagccatgagaaagaccccccccccccatagagaTTGAGGCGCAATCTGGCGCAATCGGGCGATGTAGGCCtgtacacaatcgcccaaccttaacacacacactcgcacacacacacacacacacacacacacacacacacacacacacacacacacacacacacacacacacacacacacacacacacacacacacacacacacacacgcacacacacacacacacacacacacacacacacacacacacacacacacacacacacacacacacacacacacacacacacacacacacacgctctctctacagtAGGCTAAAGTATGTCAATGGTAGTAACATtaggcaggatttaggctacaAACTGCCTAGCCAGCTGTAGCTCAATCTTGagtgcaatgatcacgttcccgcactgactgactATATGGAGGCTCATTGATGTAACGTTACGTTAGCCTACATGA
It encodes:
- the LOC109881102 gene encoding olfactory receptor 11A1-like, which produces MMNTTQLTSFILAGYSDIGHLKYLYFIILTVLYVSIVFANTVLIVVICMERSLHEPMYLFLCSLFVNDLYGTTGLFPALMTHLVSDDHTVSTVCCYLQIFVLYTYGSIEFSNLAVMSYDRYLAICHPLQYNVIMTPSMVCILICVIWLYSFAKFSIQLSLTIRLQLCGNVIDKVYCDNYLVVKLACSTSDVAVNKIYGLCGIVLSVTVPLITIVLSYIKILTICLKSSIETRQKAFSTCSPHLASLLNFSFGCFLTLLQSRFDSPMRNVPTVLHTILSVYYLMCQPLLNPIVYGVRMAKIRQACKYILPVGLYPKT